Proteins from one Loktanella sp. M215 genomic window:
- a CDS encoding nuclease-related domain-containing protein, whose protein sequence is MAQRVKDISRLEVWRDIVSIKAEPELGDVIAGRDAEIALRSMVSNHLSWKSASIFHSKRVPSNVSSPWRDRYEIDLIVVSHKQISAIEIKAWSGSVRLSGSSWVQERRNGQQISHEDPLQKNQKKLDSLCAFLESKGIRVPKARISRVILWNRNVRIPLEIANRDEIIMHHELEKFLSHQKASGFGERFMMSVLELCLEREAGQIAADGFFSAIPTHDFDAATHAVSHLETFDKLELYGGRVLSGDLRYLRANGQSFSLKELASGRTIAVKCKRNKLFLFFAALLGSSPLISLSEPYESIPISSRDSVLFHAAGQKQPESIELSRIVRMVRG, encoded by the coding sequence ATGGCGCAAAGGGTTAAGGATATTTCGAGATTAGAGGTTTGGCGTGACATTGTCTCGATTAAGGCAGAACCCGAACTAGGTGATGTCATCGCAGGCAGAGACGCGGAAATCGCGCTCCGGTCGATGGTCTCGAACCACCTAAGTTGGAAATCGGCGAGTATCTTCCATTCGAAGCGTGTCCCGTCCAATGTTTCTTCGCCATGGCGAGACCGCTACGAAATTGACCTGATAGTTGTCTCTCACAAACAGATTAGTGCAATCGAAATCAAAGCTTGGTCTGGCTCAGTGCGTCTGTCCGGATCTTCTTGGGTTCAAGAGCGGCGCAATGGTCAACAGATCTCTCACGAAGATCCGCTGCAAAAAAATCAGAAGAAGCTTGACAGTCTTTGTGCATTCTTGGAATCGAAGGGTATTCGTGTTCCAAAAGCTCGAATAAGCCGAGTGATACTATGGAATAGAAATGTCAGAATACCACTTGAGATAGCAAACCGCGATGAAATAATTATGCATCACGAGCTGGAAAAGTTCTTAAGCCATCAGAAGGCGTCGGGGTTCGGTGAGCGTTTCATGATGTCTGTACTGGAGCTATGCCTCGAACGGGAAGCCGGCCAGATCGCCGCAGATGGCTTCTTCAGTGCTATTCCTACTCATGATTTTGATGCAGCAACCCATGCCGTTTCGCACCTTGAGACCTTCGACAAGCTGGAGCTCTACGGTGGCCGCGTTCTTTCAGGCGACCTGAGATACCTTCGTGCAAACGGGCAGTCATTTTCGCTCAAAGAATTGGCGAGTGGCAGAACCATCGCCGTAAAGTGCAAGCGAAATAAGCTATTCCTGTTCTTTGCTGCCTTGCTTGGCTCATCACCCTTAATTTCCTTATCAGAGCCGTACGAATCGATTCCCATTTCGTCTCGCGATAGTGTTTTGTTTCATGCGGCTGGCCAAAAACAGCCGGAAAGTATTGAGCTTTCACGAATTGTTAGAATGGTACGGGGCTGA